From the genome of Candidatus Baltobacteraceae bacterium, one region includes:
- the flhB gene encoding flagellar biosynthesis protein FlhB, with protein MPRPEQTERATPKRKEEARKRGQVAKSPDLAGAAIFLAVVFVLHSNMMQALGGIGGTMQSILVGLHQRQEFTIVSVWMLFVQAFGGAAMLLLVLFGTALGIGLLANYLQVGVLFTLKSITPSFSKINPATGLKRMFSKQVLVNLVKQLLKLTAVFIIIYTSIAGNLDMFYRFAGLAPQAMVSYVNDIVFGIGWKFGFLLVAVGLLDFGYEKWNNEQSLKMSKQEVKDEYRQSEGNPEAKGAFKRRQREFARRRMMSAVPTATVVVTNPTHYAVALGWDELKMDAPVVVAKGADLIAKRIREIAEEHGVPIMENPPLARTLYAKVDLDGAIPPNMYAAVAQVIAFVFKLKRKTIA; from the coding sequence ATGCCGAGACCAGAACAAACCGAAAGAGCCACTCCGAAGCGCAAAGAAGAAGCGCGCAAGCGTGGCCAGGTAGCAAAGAGTCCAGACCTTGCCGGTGCCGCGATCTTTCTAGCGGTCGTATTCGTGCTGCACTCGAACATGATGCAGGCCCTCGGCGGCATCGGCGGGACGATGCAGAGCATCCTCGTCGGTCTCCACCAGCGTCAGGAATTTACGATCGTTTCGGTGTGGATGCTCTTCGTGCAGGCGTTCGGCGGCGCGGCGATGTTGCTGCTCGTGCTTTTCGGAACGGCATTGGGTATCGGCTTGCTCGCAAACTATCTGCAAGTCGGCGTCCTCTTCACGCTCAAGTCGATCACGCCGAGTTTTTCCAAGATCAACCCGGCGACCGGCTTGAAGCGGATGTTTTCCAAGCAAGTGTTGGTCAATCTCGTAAAGCAGCTGCTCAAACTCACGGCCGTCTTCATCATCATTTACACGAGCATCGCGGGCAACCTCGACATGTTCTATCGTTTCGCCGGCCTCGCGCCGCAGGCGATGGTGAGTTACGTCAACGACATCGTCTTCGGGATCGGCTGGAAGTTCGGGTTTCTACTGGTGGCCGTTGGGCTGCTCGACTTCGGCTACGAGAAGTGGAACAACGAGCAAAGCCTCAAGATGTCCAAGCAAGAAGTGAAGGACGAGTACCGTCAATCCGAGGGCAATCCCGAGGCGAAGGGCGCGTTCAAACGGCGCCAGCGCGAGTTTGCCCGCCGGCGGATGATGTCGGCCGTGCCCACCGCCACCGTCGTCGTTACCAACCCGACGCACTACGCCGTGGCGCTCGGATGGGACGAATTGAAGATGGATGCCCCGGTCGTCGTCGCCAAGGGCGCGGACTTGATCGCTAAGCGAATCCGCGAGATTGCCGAAGAACATGGTGTGCCGATCATGGAGAACCCGCCGCTCGCGCGGACGCTGTACGCGAAGGTCGACCTCGATGGGGCGATTCCGCCGAACATGTACGCAGCCGTCGCGCAAGTGATTGCCTTCGTCTTCAAACTCAAACGAAAGACCATCGCCTAA
- the flhA gene encoding flagellar biosynthesis protein FlhA, giving the protein MASTQVPAPSSGGIVTRIGASAPIWVAGASVMLVILMIVPIPPELLDLFLSLNIMIALLIIGTSLYAENALQFSVFPTLLLIVTLFRLSLNVTATRAILLHGYAGQVIEFFGNIVVGGNYAVGFVIFLILIVIQFVVITNGAGRVAEVAARFTLDAMPGKQLAIDADLNAGLITESDARQRRKDIQRSADFYGAMDGASKFVRGDAIAALIIVAINTVGGFIVGIFQQHMGIIQALQHFTLLTVGEGIVTQVPALLISTATGIIVTRAASESNFGSDLTKQLAAQPTAILIAAIMTGIFGLAGLARWFMLPISLLLFVFWLRRRRMTAAAGPGGVLPSAAQAAAVAGGSSTPIAKGAESVIPLLSYDPMELEIGFGLIPLVDVGQGGDLLERITLIRRHAARDLGIVVPPIRVRDNLQLKPSSYVVKIYGLEVASAEVMVSRLLAMNPGTATAPIDGIATTEPAFNLPALWVPESSRAEAEMAGYTVIDPTSVIATHLTEIIKNHSPDLLGRQETSALLDNVKTHYPVVVEELVPNLLTVGEIQRVMQNLLRERIPVRNLLLILETLADAARVSKDVDFLTEKVRGAMARHICAEYAEDGLLSVITVDPRLESLLGEAVRRGEDAYALLDPNTVAKIYSSLTKQMATAQGAGLHPIVLASPSVRLALKRLTERAAPQLVVLSYSEIAPGLRVESIGQISTTDEANEPMGSAAP; this is encoded by the coding sequence GTGGCTAGTACGCAGGTTCCGGCTCCCTCATCGGGGGGAATCGTCACACGTATTGGAGCGAGTGCACCCATCTGGGTGGCCGGCGCTTCGGTGATGCTCGTCATCTTGATGATCGTGCCGATCCCGCCCGAGTTGCTGGATCTGTTTCTTTCTCTCAATATTATGATCGCGTTGCTGATCATCGGCACGAGCTTGTACGCGGAGAACGCGCTGCAGTTTAGCGTGTTTCCGACCTTGCTGTTGATCGTCACGCTTTTCCGGCTTTCGCTCAACGTCACCGCGACGCGCGCGATCCTCCTCCATGGCTATGCGGGCCAGGTGATCGAGTTCTTCGGCAATATCGTTGTCGGCGGCAACTATGCCGTGGGCTTCGTGATCTTCTTGATTCTCATCGTCATTCAGTTCGTCGTCATCACCAACGGCGCCGGACGCGTCGCCGAAGTCGCCGCGCGCTTCACGCTCGATGCCATGCCGGGCAAACAGCTCGCGATCGACGCGGACCTTAACGCCGGGCTCATCACGGAGTCGGACGCACGCCAACGCCGCAAGGATATCCAGCGTTCGGCCGATTTCTACGGCGCGATGGACGGCGCGAGCAAGTTCGTGCGCGGCGATGCGATCGCGGCGCTCATCATCGTCGCGATCAACACGGTCGGCGGCTTCATCGTCGGCATCTTTCAGCAGCACATGGGAATCATCCAGGCGCTGCAGCATTTCACGCTGCTCACCGTGGGTGAGGGCATCGTCACGCAAGTCCCGGCATTGCTGATCTCGACGGCGACCGGCATCATCGTCACGCGCGCCGCATCCGAATCGAACTTCGGTTCGGATTTAACCAAACAGCTGGCCGCGCAGCCGACCGCGATCCTGATCGCGGCCATCATGACCGGGATCTTCGGTTTGGCGGGTTTGGCGCGCTGGTTTATGCTCCCTATCTCGCTCTTGCTCTTCGTGTTTTGGCTGCGCCGCCGCCGGATGACGGCGGCCGCCGGCCCGGGCGGCGTGCTGCCCAGCGCAGCGCAGGCAGCGGCCGTGGCCGGCGGCTCGAGCACGCCGATCGCCAAGGGTGCGGAGAGCGTCATACCGCTGCTTTCCTACGATCCGATGGAGCTAGAGATCGGCTTCGGGCTCATTCCGCTCGTCGACGTCGGACAGGGCGGCGATTTGCTCGAACGCATCACGCTCATTCGCCGTCACGCCGCGCGCGATCTCGGCATCGTCGTGCCCCCGATTCGCGTGCGCGACAACCTGCAGCTCAAACCCAGCAGCTACGTCGTAAAGATCTACGGTCTCGAGGTCGCCTCGGCGGAAGTGATGGTGAGCCGATTGCTCGCGATGAACCCGGGAACGGCGACCGCGCCGATCGACGGGATCGCGACGACCGAGCCGGCGTTCAATCTGCCGGCGCTCTGGGTTCCCGAATCCTCGCGAGCGGAGGCGGAGATGGCGGGCTACACGGTGATCGATCCGACCAGCGTTATCGCAACGCACCTGACCGAGATCATCAAGAACCACTCGCCCGATTTGCTCGGCCGCCAAGAAACCTCGGCGCTGCTCGACAACGTCAAGACGCACTACCCCGTCGTCGTCGAAGAACTCGTGCCGAATCTGTTGACCGTCGGCGAAATCCAACGCGTCATGCAGAACTTGCTGCGCGAGCGCATCCCCGTACGCAATCTCTTATTGATTCTCGAGACGCTCGCCGACGCCGCACGCGTCAGCAAAGACGTCGATTTTCTCACCGAGAAAGTTCGCGGCGCGATGGCGCGCCACATCTGCGCCGAGTATGCCGAGGACGGCCTGCTCTCCGTCATCACCGTCGATCCGCGCCTGGAATCGCTGCTGGGCGAAGCCGTGCGCCGCGGCGAAGATGCCTACGCGCTGCTCGATCCGAATACGGTTGCGAAGATCTATTCGTCGCTGACCAAGCAAATGGCCACGGCGCAGGGAGCGGGCTTGCATCCGATCGTTTTGGCTTCGCCGTCGGTGCGCTTGGCACTCAAACGCCTGACGGAACGGGCCGCCCCGCAACTGGTCGTGCTCTCCTATTCGGAGATCGCGCCGGGCTTACGCGTCGAATCGATCGGGCAGATCTCGACGACCGATGAGGCGAACGAACCGATGGGGAGCGCGGCACCGTGA
- a CDS encoding PilZ domain-containing protein, producing MIFKLFGGANAKKKKKLDAQQLPAIHAFVDVTVMGRSMKSVSIEDIGEKEIVTGEALGRAGETAAFIYQNEHGRFRFSTRVVGFGGGRTRFELPTFIEPLGGGTEDGQKRASLRLDTLVPGFWRFAPSCQGVGEFMKGSVRDISRGGCSLITDRRFKIGQMLELKLQLRADFAPLQVFGEVVRVEQIPTSGKFSHGLRLHGTREDEERAILEFIHRRQADLRNRGLA from the coding sequence GTGATATTTAAGTTGTTTGGCGGCGCGAATGCGAAGAAGAAGAAGAAACTCGATGCGCAGCAGCTTCCCGCGATACACGCGTTCGTCGACGTTACCGTGATGGGGCGTTCGATGAAATCGGTCTCGATCGAGGATATCGGCGAGAAAGAGATCGTGACCGGCGAGGCTCTCGGACGAGCGGGCGAGACCGCCGCGTTCATCTATCAAAACGAGCACGGCCGCTTTCGCTTTTCGACCCGGGTGGTCGGATTCGGCGGGGGGCGAACCCGGTTCGAACTACCCACCTTCATCGAACCGTTGGGCGGCGGCACGGAAGACGGTCAAAAGCGCGCCAGCCTCCGCCTCGACACGCTCGTCCCCGGCTTCTGGCGATTCGCCCCCAGCTGCCAGGGCGTGGGCGAGTTCATGAAGGGTAGCGTCCGGGATATCAGCCGGGGCGGCTGCTCCCTCATTACCGATCGCCGGTTCAAGATCGGGCAGATGCTCGAGCTTAAACTCCAGCTGCGTGCCGATTTCGCACCGCTGCAGGTCTTCGGCGAAGTCGTCCGGGTCGAGCAGATCCCAACCTCGGGGAAATTCTCTCACGGCTTGCGCCTGCATGGCACGCGCGAGGACGAAGAGCGCGCGATCCTGGAGTTCATCCACCGGCGGCAAGCCGACCTTCGCAACCGGGGCCTCGCCTAG
- a CDS encoding response regulator, whose translation MSKRVLIVDDAVVMRMMIKGILSKNGFDVVGEAQNGLEAVDKYKALTPDLVTMDMVMPEMDGISAVRQIISHDPEAKIIMCTSMGQQALVVEAIQAGAKSFITKPFQPPKILETINKVLT comes from the coding sequence GTGAGCAAGAGGGTCCTCATCGTCGACGACGCGGTCGTCATGCGGATGATGATTAAGGGCATTCTGAGCAAGAACGGATTCGACGTCGTTGGCGAAGCCCAAAATGGCCTCGAGGCGGTCGACAAGTATAAGGCTCTGACGCCCGATCTCGTGACCATGGACATGGTCATGCCGGAGATGGACGGCATCAGTGCCGTTCGTCAAATCATCAGCCACGATCCCGAAGCCAAGATCATTATGTGCACGTCCATGGGGCAGCAGGCGCTGGTCGTCGAGGCCATCCAGGCCGGTGCGAAATCGTTCATTACCAAGCCCTTCCAACCGCCGAAGATCCTCGAAACCATCAATAAGGTGCTCACGTGA
- a CDS encoding chemotaxis protein CheC produces the protein MSTETMKLSDLQKDALKEVGNIGAGHAATALSQLLNTKINLSEPRIDVVKFRDLASRVGHENRTVAALHMYVRGETPGQMVVLFDRDQALDFVGTFLKRVIGDIQIFDSIADSTLKEIGNIIAGSYLTAIINLTGHSVLPSVPTLSYGTIQAAFRTLMSILPDQDVFLIESAFLDKEKVVAGQFILIPETGSLGPLLSVFGVE, from the coding sequence GTGAGTACCGAGACGATGAAACTGAGCGATCTCCAAAAGGACGCGCTCAAAGAGGTCGGAAACATCGGCGCCGGACATGCCGCGACGGCGCTCTCTCAATTGCTCAATACGAAGATTAACCTGAGCGAACCGCGCATCGACGTCGTCAAATTTCGCGACTTGGCATCGCGCGTCGGGCACGAAAACCGCACGGTCGCCGCGCTGCACATGTACGTCCGCGGCGAAACGCCGGGTCAGATGGTCGTGCTTTTCGATCGCGATCAGGCGCTCGATTTCGTCGGCACCTTTCTCAAACGCGTGATCGGCGACATTCAGATTTTCGATTCGATCGCGGATTCGACGCTCAAGGAGATCGGCAACATCATCGCCGGTTCGTATCTGACGGCCATCATCAACCTGACCGGTCATAGCGTTCTGCCCTCGGTTCCGACGCTCTCCTACGGCACGATTCAAGCGGCCTTCCGGACGTTGATGTCGATATTGCCCGATCAAGATGTGTTCTTGATCGAGAGCGCGTTTCTCGATAAGGAGAAGGTGGTCGCGGGCCAGTTTATCCTCATCCCCGAAACCGGATCGCTCGGACCGCTCCTCTCCGTCTTCGGCGTGGAGTAG
- a CDS encoding chemotaxis protein CheA — translation MSEDVFDRSEFVAYFRDETEELLQQIDADLLQLEDLVASGHPDPEIVNSLFRALHTIKGSAGMLQFGEVQNLAHKLENLCDLLRKDRMPLSEGCVDILFSGRDFLTDLVEGAIGDAVVPEGLGDYVARLDQFVSVYEETSQMIDGIAGAEPPFEEVSERAVQSASAGDAEAFEAEIERLLEEAQRAKPGPAAVAEIVVAEVVVAEPASLPRAAEKREKRTGSHQTIRVDIERLDMLLNLVGELVINRTRISDIANTLDRTLSDKNGARLNGDAQAIAPLAKDLAESSALLARTTNEIQESIMKVRMVPIGQVFDRFPRLVRDVAKARGKEVQLRISGAETDLDKTIVDEVGEPLMHLLRNCVDHGIETPEVREKNGKPRAGTLSLNAYHEGNQIIIEVADDGAGINLEAVRARGIKQGLIAADDRLTDREIIELIFTPGFSTAEVISDVSGRGVGMDVVKKNISRLKGVFDVNSETGGGTKFTIKLPLTLAIIQALLVRVTDELYAIPLDSVIESQRVEMRDVRTVHGSEVITLRGQVVPLLRVADFFELAGARDPDKVMIVIVGLQGRQVGLVVDSFQGEQEIVIKPLSDVVGRIAGISGATILGNGSISLIIDVHSLVSEAYASGRVARAEYSGV, via the coding sequence ATGAGTGAAGATGTTTTCGATCGTTCGGAGTTCGTTGCGTATTTTCGCGACGAAACCGAAGAGTTATTGCAACAGATCGATGCCGATCTGTTGCAACTCGAAGACCTCGTCGCATCCGGACACCCCGATCCGGAAATCGTAAACTCGCTCTTCCGGGCGCTTCACACGATAAAAGGCAGCGCCGGCATGCTGCAGTTCGGTGAAGTGCAAAACCTCGCGCACAAACTCGAAAACCTCTGCGATCTGCTCCGCAAAGACCGCATGCCTCTCTCCGAGGGATGCGTCGACATCCTGTTCTCGGGGCGCGATTTCCTCACCGATCTGGTCGAGGGAGCGATCGGCGATGCGGTCGTTCCGGAGGGACTCGGCGACTACGTGGCGCGACTCGATCAATTCGTCTCCGTCTACGAGGAGACGTCGCAGATGATCGACGGGATCGCCGGCGCCGAACCGCCGTTCGAGGAAGTTTCGGAACGGGCCGTGCAATCCGCGAGTGCCGGCGACGCGGAAGCTTTCGAGGCCGAGATCGAGCGTCTGCTCGAAGAGGCGCAGCGCGCGAAACCCGGCCCCGCTGCCGTAGCGGAGATCGTCGTAGCGGAGGTCGTCGTCGCCGAGCCCGCCTCGCTGCCGCGAGCGGCCGAGAAGCGCGAAAAGCGCACGGGTTCGCATCAGACGATCCGGGTCGATATCGAGCGGTTGGACATGCTGCTCAATCTGGTCGGCGAACTCGTGATCAATCGCACGCGCATATCCGATATCGCCAATACGCTCGATCGCACGTTATCGGATAAGAACGGCGCGCGCCTCAACGGCGACGCGCAAGCGATCGCGCCGCTAGCCAAGGATCTTGCCGAGAGTTCGGCCCTCTTGGCGCGTACGACCAACGAAATCCAAGAATCGATCATGAAGGTCCGCATGGTGCCGATCGGGCAGGTCTTCGATCGTTTTCCGCGCCTGGTTCGCGACGTGGCCAAGGCGCGCGGCAAAGAAGTGCAATTGCGCATCTCCGGCGCGGAGACGGATCTGGACAAGACGATCGTCGACGAAGTCGGCGAGCCGCTCATGCATCTCTTGCGCAACTGCGTCGACCACGGCATCGAAACGCCGGAGGTTCGCGAGAAGAACGGCAAGCCGCGCGCCGGCACCCTCTCGCTCAACGCGTACCACGAGGGCAATCAAATCATCATCGAGGTCGCCGACGACGGCGCCGGGATCAATCTCGAGGCGGTGCGCGCGCGCGGTATCAAGCAAGGGTTGATCGCCGCCGACGACCGGCTGACCGATCGCGAGATCATCGAGTTGATCTTTACTCCGGGGTTCTCGACCGCGGAGGTTATCTCCGACGTTAGCGGGCGCGGCGTTGGAATGGACGTCGTGAAGAAGAATATCTCGCGCCTCAAAGGCGTCTTCGACGTCAATAGCGAGACCGGCGGCGGAACGAAGTTTACGATCAAACTGCCGCTCACGCTGGCAATTATCCAAGCGCTGCTCGTGCGCGTGACCGACGAACTCTACGCCATCCCGCTCGACTCGGTCATCGAGTCGCAGCGCGTCGAGATGCGCGACGTTCGCACGGTCCACGGCAGCGAAGTGATCACCTTGCGCGGTCAGGTCGTGCCGCTCTTGCGGGTCGCCGACTTCTTCGAACTCGCCGGCGCGCGCGACCCGGACAAGGTCATGATCGTGATCGTCGGTTTGCAGGGCCGTCAGGTAGGGCTGGTCGTCGATTCGTTTCAGGGCGAGCAAGAGATCGTCATCAAACCGCTCTCGGACGTCGTCGGACGTATCGCCGGCATCTCGGGAGCGACCATCCTCGGGAACGGCTCCATCTCGCTGATCATCGACGTTCACTCGCTCGTATCCGAAGCTTACGCCAGCGGCCGCGTTGCGCGCGCCGAATACTCGGGGGTCTAA
- a CDS encoding chemotaxis protein CheW, with protein sequence MQVVSFHLGSEEYGVDISQVQEIIRMVEITHVPRAPRFMEGVINLRGQLIPIIDLRTRFGMSRAEHSKSTRIVVTEIGNKRVGIVVDSVSEVLNIPIEHVEDAPDMIAGVGTEYIQGVGKVGDRLIILLDLTMVMSGEEKQQLENVTSEIAG encoded by the coding sequence GTGCAAGTCGTCTCGTTTCATCTCGGCAGCGAAGAGTACGGCGTGGATATCTCGCAGGTGCAGGAGATCATCCGGATGGTCGAGATCACGCACGTTCCGCGAGCGCCGCGGTTCATGGAAGGCGTCATCAACCTGCGCGGACAGCTGATTCCGATCATCGATCTGCGCACGCGATTCGGCATGTCGCGGGCGGAGCACTCGAAGAGCACGCGCATCGTCGTGACCGAGATCGGCAACAAGCGCGTCGGCATCGTGGTCGACTCGGTCTCCGAAGTATTGAACATTCCGATCGAGCACGTTGAGGATGCGCCGGATATGATCGCCGGCGTCGGTACCGAGTACATTCAGGGCGTCGGTAAAGTGGGCGATCGTCTGATCATTTTGCTCGACCTTACGATGGTCATGAGCGGCGAGGAAAAGCAGCAGCTCGAGAACGTTACGTCGGAGATCGCAGGCTAA
- a CDS encoding GNAT family N-acetyltransferase has product MSEIAFRRATRADLQRIVELLADDRLGATRELAEDPVPRCYVTAFAALESDPNQQLIVCEQDGLVVGCLQLSFIPGLSRRGAWRAQIESVRVASASRGAGLGERLMAFAIDAARTRGCSIVQLTTDKARPEARRFYERLGLAATHEGMKLSLRSPT; this is encoded by the coding sequence GTGTCCGAGATTGCATTCCGTCGTGCGACGCGCGCCGACCTACAGCGAATCGTGGAGTTGCTGGCCGACGATCGGCTCGGCGCGACGCGCGAACTAGCCGAAGATCCGGTCCCGCGATGCTACGTAACCGCGTTCGCCGCGCTGGAGTCGGATCCGAATCAGCAGCTGATCGTCTGCGAGCAAGACGGCCTCGTCGTCGGGTGCCTGCAGCTGAGCTTCATACCCGGGTTGAGCCGTCGGGGTGCCTGGCGGGCTCAAATCGAGTCGGTGCGCGTCGCGTCGGCCTCTAGGGGGGCCGGGCTCGGAGAGCGGCTGATGGCCTTCGCTATCGATGCGGCTCGAACGCGCGGCTGCAGCATCGTGCAACTCACCACGGATAAAGCGCGTCCGGAGGCTCGCCGCTTCTACGAACGCCTCGGCCTTGCCGCTACCCACGAAGGGATGAAGCTTAGCCTGCGATCTCCGACGTAA
- a CDS encoding BlaI/MecI/CopY family transcriptional regulator: protein MARKKSAILTEGELRLMEILWQKGKATVADVTSALPPPPIAYSTVLTTMRILEQKGYVSHEEDGRAYLYRPLVARDEAAKSAIGQLVDRFFKDNSGELALRLVAQERPSDEELRRLKALIERYEENGK, encoded by the coding sequence TTGGCACGTAAGAAGTCCGCGATCCTCACCGAAGGAGAGCTTCGGCTTATGGAGATCCTGTGGCAAAAAGGCAAGGCGACCGTAGCGGACGTTACGAGTGCGCTCCCGCCGCCGCCGATCGCTTATAGTACGGTGCTTACGACGATGCGCATACTCGAACAAAAAGGCTACGTCTCGCACGAAGAGGACGGACGCGCCTACTTGTACCGTCCGCTCGTCGCGCGGGACGAGGCGGCAAAGTCGGCGATCGGTCAACTCGTCGATCGTTTTTTTAAGGATAATTCCGGCGAACTCGCGTTGCGTTTGGTCGCGCAAGAGCGGCCCTCCGATGAAGAACTGCGCCGGCTTAAGGCCCTCATCGAACGGTACGAGGAAAACGGCAAATGA
- a CDS encoding pentapeptide repeat-containing protein, with protein sequence MNAIIAMLEPIARAVVATLFNSLWESTLLAIAVWAVLRFVPNLNAATRYAAWCVAIAAAIVLPLATTLPRISLQHNVAYERVRLTSAHAVRPSAATLRTTHARVASPAVDSKAAPSPSGFRFPDRLRVAVPSLAALVIFSAWLLVALAILGRLLLNLVRLEKLKRDALPLPVDYREHLKQWEGAAKGVRDVRLCVSDKIEVPIAVGLFDSMVLIPQHLLEALSRSEIDQITLHELGHLRRGDDWTNAFQRVVQALFFFNPAILWIAQQLDLEREVACDDWVLTTTREVRPYAFCLTKMAEATTWPHRPMAAPGVFVTRKSLSIRVERLLRGGRNVRTCIDFAPTGLVAAALIVLFFGLQTVAPSIAFTLPQESIAAPPVVARPAPVATRVRHEVRIVKVQTRTVTIPARHIHLPARDIHVHIPPIHIDSPEQRFVVPDRAALRAQIQDSMRLPMLKMQGVFGHMPRLTGAGCTGCDMSGANLAGHNFRNKNYLGTNFKRANLQNADFRGASLTGVDFSDANLRGADLRGATMEGCNLRGADLTGANLEGTQMTGCDIDISRLVPAQSRAVLRGCMGCDFKNADLRGQDLRNVSLEGDDLQDADLRGADLSGAQFTGVDLHGARLDGARLSGTTFTGCDFSGVDLHNVDLSHTRIVGSKLRDLGTP encoded by the coding sequence ATGAACGCGATCATAGCGATGCTCGAACCGATCGCTCGTGCGGTCGTCGCAACCCTTTTTAACAGTTTGTGGGAGTCGACGCTGCTCGCGATCGCCGTCTGGGCCGTCCTGCGTTTCGTTCCCAATCTCAATGCCGCAACTCGCTATGCGGCGTGGTGCGTTGCCATCGCCGCGGCGATCGTGTTGCCGCTGGCGACGACTCTTCCACGCATCTCGCTCCAACACAATGTGGCGTACGAGCGCGTACGGCTGACCTCCGCTCACGCCGTACGACCCTCGGCCGCAACGCTGCGAACGACGCACGCTCGCGTCGCGTCGCCTGCAGTAGACTCGAAGGCGGCGCCGTCGCCGAGTGGGTTTCGCTTCCCCGATCGGCTGCGTGTCGCCGTCCCGAGTCTCGCGGCGCTGGTGATTTTTTCCGCTTGGCTGTTGGTGGCTCTTGCGATTCTCGGGCGCCTGCTCCTCAATCTCGTACGGCTGGAAAAGCTTAAACGCGATGCGTTGCCGTTACCGGTCGACTATCGCGAACACCTCAAGCAATGGGAAGGCGCCGCCAAGGGCGTCCGCGACGTTCGGCTTTGCGTCTCCGACAAGATCGAGGTGCCGATCGCCGTCGGTCTCTTCGATTCGATGGTGTTGATTCCGCAGCATCTCTTGGAGGCGCTCTCGCGCAGCGAAATCGATCAGATTACCCTGCACGAACTCGGACATCTCCGTCGCGGAGACGACTGGACCAACGCATTTCAACGAGTCGTGCAAGCGTTGTTTTTCTTCAACCCGGCGATCCTTTGGATCGCGCAGCAGCTCGATCTCGAACGCGAAGTAGCCTGCGACGATTGGGTTCTCACGACGACGCGCGAGGTGCGTCCGTATGCGTTCTGCCTCACCAAGATGGCGGAAGCCACCACGTGGCCGCACCGGCCGATGGCTGCGCCGGGCGTCTTCGTTACGCGCAAGAGCCTCTCGATTCGCGTCGAGCGATTGCTGCGCGGCGGCCGCAACGTGCGCACCTGCATCGATTTTGCACCCACGGGCTTGGTTGCGGCGGCGCTGATCGTGCTGTTCTTCGGACTGCAAACGGTGGCGCCATCGATCGCATTCACGCTCCCGCAGGAGAGCATTGCCGCGCCGCCCGTCGTCGCGCGGCCGGCGCCCGTAGCCACTCGAGTACGGCACGAAGTACGCATCGTAAAGGTGCAGACACGTACCGTTACGATTCCGGCACGACACATTCACCTGCCGGCGCGGGATATCCACGTTCACATTCCGCCGATACATATCGATTCACCCGAACAGCGCTTCGTCGTGCCCGACCGCGCCGCACTGCGGGCGCAGATCCAAGATTCGATGCGGCTGCCGATGCTCAAGATGCAAGGCGTCTTCGGGCATATGCCGCGTCTCACGGGCGCCGGCTGCACCGGCTGCGATATGAGCGGCGCCAATCTGGCCGGTCACAACTTTCGCAACAAAAATTATCTCGGGACGAATTTCAAACGAGCCAACCTGCAGAACGCGGATTTCCGCGGCGCATCGCTCACCGGGGTGGACTTCAGCGACGCCAATCTGCGCGGTGCCGACCTGCGCGGCGCCACGATGGAAGGATGCAATCTGCGCGGCGCCGATCTTACCGGTGCGAATTTGGAGGGAACGCAGATGACCGGCTGCGATATCGACATTTCGCGGCTGGTGCCGGCGCAGTCTCGCGCCGTGTTGCGCGGGTGCATGGGATGCGATTTCAAAAATGCCGACCTCCGCGGGCAAGACCTGCGTAACGTTTCGCTCGAGGGCGACGATCTTCAAGACGCCGACCTTCGAGGCGCCGATCTCTCGGGAGCGCAGTTTACGGGTGTCGATCTGCACGGAGCGCGGCTCGACGGCGCTCGTCTGAGCGGTACGACGTTTACGGGCTGCGATTTTTCCGGCGTCGATCTGCACAACGTCGATCTCTCGCATACCCGCATCGTAGGCAGCAAACTTCGAGACTTGGGAACGCCCTAA